The Streptomyces sp. NBC_00162 sequence GCCGCGCGAGAGGACCGCGAAGCCGGCGGCGGACCAGCCGAGCCAGCCCGTGACGGCCACGACATCGCCGGGCTGGGCGCCGGAGCGCAGCACGGGCTCGTGGTTGCGCAGGTCGCCGAGGGCGGTGATGGCGACGGTGATGGTGTCGCCGCGCACGACGTCCCCGCCGACCACGGCCGCGCCGGCGACCTGGCACTCGTCGCGGATGCCGTCCATCAGCTCGGTGGGCCAGGTGACCGGCAGCTCGGCCGGGACGACGAGGCCGAGGAGCAGTGCGGTCGGCACCGCGCCCATGGCGGCGATGTCGGCGAGGTTCTGCGCGGCGGCCTTGCGGCCGACGTCGTAGGCGGTGGACCAGTCGCGCCGGAAGTGCCTGCCTTCCAGCAGGATGTCGGTGCTCGCCACGACCCGCCGGTCGGGTGCCGACACCACCGCGGCGTCGTCGCCCGGTCCGAGCCGGACCGCCGGGGTGGTGGTGAGCCGTGAGGTGAGCTCACGAATGAGCCCGAACTCCCCCAGTTCGCCCACAGTGCCCTTCATCGCTGTGCCCCTTCTTGCCCAGTCCGCTTGCGGTCGCGAGCCGTCACAGCTCTGGGTACCGTCAACAGATACGTCAACTTCAGCTCTCCGTACGCCCCGCTGTGCGTGGCGCCGGGCTCGCGGGTCTCCCCGCGGCGCGCGGCAACGCGGTACCGTGGCGTCCCTTCTTCCCCCGGCCCCTTCGATCGTGTGGGGCCCACCTGAAGGTTAGGGGAAATGATCCTCGTGGCCGCCCTGGAGGTTCCGTGGTACAGGCGTACATCCTTATCCAGACCGAAGTGGGCAAGGCGTCGTTCGTCGCCGAGTCCATCGGCCAGATCCCGGGGGTGATCCAGGCCGAGGACGTGACGGGTCCGTACGACGTGATCGTGCGCGCCCAGGCCGACACCGTGGACGAGCTCGGCCGCATGGTCGTGGCCAAGGTCCAGCAGGTGGAGGGGATCACCCGCACCTTGACCTGCCCGGTGGTCCATCTGTAGCCCCCGTCTACTCTTGGCCGGTGATGTCCCTCCACCGCCGGCCCCGCCGTGTCCGATTCCTGCCGGCCGTGTCGGCCGTACTGGCCCTCGCGGCATGTTCTCCGGGCGGTTCCCAGGCCCGGGTGGATCCGCCTCCCACGCCGCCCGCCGACGTCGCGGGGCTCTGTGCAGCACTGCACGAGGAGCTCCCGGAGACGGTGGCCGGCCTGGGGCGGACCCCGACCGAACCGGAGTCCGGTCTGACGGCCGCGTGGGGCGGCTCGGCGATCGTACTGCGGTGCGGTATCCCCAAGCCCCCCACGATGGCCGATCCGAAGCAGGAGGGCGTCCACGTGAACGGGGTGGCCTGGCTGCTGGAGCAGCTCCCCGACAGCGCCGGAGGCGGTTTCCGGTTCACCACCGGGTTGCGGCTGGCGTACACAGAGGTCCGGGTCGACAAGGAGCACGCCACGGACGCGGGGATGCTGGTCGGGCTGTCCGCCGCCGTCTCCGCGACCGTGCCGGAGGGCATCTCGTCCTACTGAGCTCCTGCCGAGCACACCGCCGCCCGCCGAACCGTGCCTCTGAGGGCGGGTCGGCGGGCGGTCTGCTGTACGGGCCCGGCGGCTAGCGCAGCCCGGTGGAGCGGCGCAGTGCGGCCTGGATCAGGAGGTCGACCAGTTCCTGGTACTCGATGCCCGACTCCTGCCACATCCGCGGGTACATGGAGATCGGCGTGAAGCCCGGCATCGTGTTGATCTCGTTGATGACGAAGGTGCCGTCCTCGGTGAGGAAGAAGTCGGCGCGCACCAGGCCCTCGCAGGAGGCGGCCTCGAAGGCCTCGATCGCGAGCCGCTGCACCTCGGCGGTCTGCTCCGGGGTGAGCGGGGCGGGCACGATCCCGGAGGCGGAGTCGATGTACTTCGCCTCGAAGTCGTAGAAGTCGTGGCTGGAGACCGGCGGGATCTCGGCGGGCGCGCTCGCGCGCGGGCCGTCCTCGAACTCCAGGACCCCGCACTCGATCTCGCGGCCGCGCAGCAGCGCCTCCACGATGATCTTCGGGTCGTGGCGCTGGGCCTCGCGGACCGCCTCGTCCAGGCCGGAGGCGTCGTCGACCTTGGTGATGCCGATGGAGGAGCCGGCCCGGGCGGGCTTGATGAACAGCGGCCAGCCGTGCTCGGCGGCGAAGTCCAGGATGCGGCCGCGGGCGGCGTCGGGATCGGCGGTCCACTCGCGGGGCCGGATGGTCACGTACGGGCCGACGCGCAGCCCGAAGGAGGTGAACACCCGCTTCATGTAGTCCTTGTCCTGGCCGACGGCCGAGGCGAGGACGCCGGAGCCGACGTACGGGACCCCGGACAGCTCCAGGAGGCCCTGGAGGGTGCCGTCCTCGCCGTACGGGCCGTGCAGGACGGGGAAGACGACGTCGACCTCGCCCAGGGCCTTGGGGACGGCGCCGGGCTCGGTGTAGACGACCTCGCGGCTGGCGGGGTCGACCGAGAGCACGACGGCGCCGTCCTCGGAGTCGGCGAGCTCCGCGACGCTCGGGAGTTTGCGGTCGGCGATGGCCATCCGCGACGGCTCGTCGGCGGTCAGTGCCCACCGGCCGTCCGTGGTGATGCCGATGGGCAGCACCTCGTACTTGGAGCGGTCGATGGAGCGCAGCACCGCGCCCGCCGTGACGACCGAGATGGCGTGTTCCGAGCTGCGGCCGCCGAACACGACGGCCACGCGGGGCTTGCGGCCCTGCTGCTCAGGGGTCTGGGGGAGGTTCTCGCTGCTCATATCGCCACGAGGGTACCCGCTCAGACGTCCGGAAAGGAGTCAGCGGCGTTCCGGTTTGGCGCTGCGTCCCATCAGTTCCTTGAGCGCGACCAGGGTCGGCTTGCCGTGGTGGACGATGTCGACGACCGTCTCGGTGATCGGCATGTCGACGCCGTGCCGGTGGGCCAGATCGGCCACGGACTGGCAGGACTTGACGCCCTCGGCGGTCTGCTTGGTGACCGCGATGGTCTCCTCCAGGGTCATCCCGCGGCCGAGGTTGGTGCCGAAGGTGTGGTTCCGGGAGAGCGGCGAGGAGCAGGTGGCGACGAGGTCGCCGAGTCCGGCGAGGCCGGAGAAGGTGAGCGGGTCGGCGCCCATCGCCAGGCCCAGGCGGGTCGTTTCGGCGAGGCCGCGGGTGATGAGCGAGCCCTTGGTGTTGTCGCCCAGGCCCATGCCGTCCGCGATGCCGACCGCGAGGCCGATGACGTTCTTGACGGCGCCGCCGAGCTCGCAGCCGACGACGTCGGTGTTGGTGTAGGGGCGGAAGTACGGGGTGTGGCAGGCGGCCTGGAGGCGCTGGGCCACCGCCTCGTCCACGCAGGCCACGACGGAGGCGGCGGGCTGGCGGGCGGCGATCTCGCGGGCCAGGTTGGGGCCGGTGACCACGGCGACGCGCTCGGCCGGGACCTTGCCCACTTCTTCGATGACCTCGCTCATCCGCTTGGCGGTGCCGAGTTCGATGCCCTTCATCAGGGAGACGAGCACGGTGTCGGGGGCGAGCAGCGGGGCCCATGCGGCAAGGTTGCCGCGCAGCGTCTGGGACGGGACGGCGAGGACGGTGAAGTCGGCGCCGCGCGCGGCCTCGGCCGGGTCGGTGGTGGCGCGGAGGTTCTCGGGGAGTTCGATCCCCGGCAGGTAGTCCGGGTTGGTCCGGCCGGTGTTGATGGCGTCGGCCAGCTCCCGGCGGCGGCCCCAGAGGGTCACCTCGCAGCCGGCGTCGGCGAGCACCATGCCGAAGGCCGTGCCCCAGGAGCCGGTTCCGTACACGGCTGCCTTCACGGGACGTGTCACTTCTTGCCCTCCCCCGCGGCCTTGCGCCGCTGTTCCGCCCTGGCCTTGCGATGGTCGTACGGCTGCTCGGGCGCGGTCTCGCCGCGCACTTCCTCCAGCAGCGCGGTGATGGCCGCCATGATGGCCTCGGTGGCCTCCTTGAGCACTTCCGGGGTGGGTTCCCGGTCGTAGAAGGCCGAAAGGTCGACGGGCGGTCCGGCGAGCACCTGGAGGGTCTTGCGCGGGAAGAGCCGGACCTTGTCCTGCTGGGCGTAGGGCGGCATCGCGAGGTTCGCGCCCCACTGGGCCACCGGAATGACGGGGGCCTTGGTGATCAGCGCGACACGGGCGGCGCCGGTCTTGCCGGCCATCGGCCACATGTCGGGATCGCGGGTGAGCGTGCCTTCCGGGTAAAAGGCCACGCATTCGCCGCGCTCGATCGCGTCCACCGCGGCCCGGAATGCGTCCAGGGCGTTGGTGCTCTCGCGGTAGACCGGGATCTGCCCTGATCCGCGCAGGATCGCGCCGACAATGGGGACCTTGAAGAGGCCCGCCTTGGCCAGCAATCGGGGTACGCGGCCGGTGTTGTACTGGAAGTGCGCGTAGGAGAGCGGGTCCAGATACGAGTTGTGATTGACGGCGGTGATAAAGCCGCCATCGACCGGAATGTGCTCCATTCCCCGCCAGTCCCGCTTGAAGAGCACTACCAGCGGCGGTTTTGCGATGACCGCCGCCAGGCGGTACCAGAAGCCGATTCTGCGGCGGGACACTCGGACACCTTCCTCTAGGACCGGTGCGCGGCGTGGGCACCTCGTCGGCCGGACAAGTGTCGCCCCAGGCCCGGTCTCTGTCGAGAACACCGTACGCCCCGCTCACGCGGCCGGAGCCCCGGGCTGCCCGGGCGGAGGTGACAATGGGCCGACACATGACCCGGCCATGACCTGACCATGGGCTGTACATGTGCCGGAGCGCACCGGAGGGAAGGGGTCGGTCACGAACGCCGTCTGGAGCCTGGTTGTCCCGTTGAAGCCTCTGTCGACGGCCAAGAGCCGGCTCGCGGCCGCGGTGGGCGCGTCCCGCCCGGGGCTCGCGCTCGCCTTCGCCCAGGACACCGTGGCGGGGGCGCTGGCCTGCCCGGCGGTCGCGGATGTGGTGGTGGTCACGGACGACTCGGTGGCCTCCGCGGAACTGGCCCGGCTGGGGGCGCGGATCGTCGCGGACGGCCCGGGGGCCGGGCTCAACGCGGCGCTGGCCCACGGGGCGCGGGCGATACGGGCGGACCGGCCGGGGGCGGCGGTGGCCGCGATGAACGCCGATCTGCCGGCCCTTCGGCCGCCCGAATTGCTACGCGTGCTCGAAACCGCATCGGCATTTCCCCGGGCATTTCTGGCGGATGCGGCCGGAATCGGGACGACCTTGCTTTCCGCTGCTCCGGACGTGGAATTGGCACCCGCGTTCGGCGGCCGCTCGCGGGCCCGTCATTCGGCTTCGGGGGCGGTGGAAATCGCACTGTCGGGC is a genomic window containing:
- a CDS encoding thiamine-phosphate kinase, which codes for MKGTVGELGEFGLIRELTSRLTTTPAVRLGPGDDAAVVSAPDRRVVASTDILLEGRHFRRDWSTAYDVGRKAAAQNLADIAAMGAVPTALLLGLVVPAELPVTWPTELMDGIRDECQVAGAAVVGGDVVRGDTITVAITALGDLRNHEPVLRSGAQPGDVVAVTGWLGWSAAGFAVLSRGFRSPRAFVEAHRRPEPPYHAGPAAAGLGATAMTDVSDGLIADLGHIAEASKVRIDLRSGAVDIPTQMHDIGQAVGVDPLQWVLTGGEDHAIVATFPPDVKLPARWKVIGEVLNRSALPQVTVDGAPWTSTGGWDHFGADPATEDSAT
- a CDS encoding Lrp/AsnC family transcriptional regulator, which translates into the protein MVQAYILIQTEVGKASFVAESIGQIPGVIQAEDVTGPYDVIVRAQADTVDELGRMVVAKVQQVEGITRTLTCPVVHL
- a CDS encoding DUF3515 domain-containing protein, giving the protein MSLHRRPRRVRFLPAVSAVLALAACSPGGSQARVDPPPTPPADVAGLCAALHEELPETVAGLGRTPTEPESGLTAAWGGSAIVLRCGIPKPPTMADPKQEGVHVNGVAWLLEQLPDSAGGGFRFTTGLRLAYTEVRVDKEHATDAGMLVGLSAAVSATVPEGISSY
- a CDS encoding D-alanine--D-alanine ligase family protein, with protein sequence MSSENLPQTPEQQGRKPRVAVVFGGRSSEHAISVVTAGAVLRSIDRSKYEVLPIGITTDGRWALTADEPSRMAIADRKLPSVAELADSEDGAVVLSVDPASREVVYTEPGAVPKALGEVDVVFPVLHGPYGEDGTLQGLLELSGVPYVGSGVLASAVGQDKDYMKRVFTSFGLRVGPYVTIRPREWTADPDAARGRILDFAAEHGWPLFIKPARAGSSIGITKVDDASGLDEAVREAQRHDPKIIVEALLRGREIECGVLEFEDGPRASAPAEIPPVSSHDFYDFEAKYIDSASGIVPAPLTPEQTAEVQRLAIEAFEAASCEGLVRADFFLTEDGTFVINEINTMPGFTPISMYPRMWQESGIEYQELVDLLIQAALRRSTGLR
- a CDS encoding NAD(P)H-dependent glycerol-3-phosphate dehydrogenase, producing MTRPVKAAVYGTGSWGTAFGMVLADAGCEVTLWGRRRELADAINTGRTNPDYLPGIELPENLRATTDPAEAARGADFTVLAVPSQTLRGNLAAWAPLLAPDTVLVSLMKGIELGTAKRMSEVIEEVGKVPAERVAVVTGPNLAREIAARQPAASVVACVDEAVAQRLQAACHTPYFRPYTNTDVVGCELGGAVKNVIGLAVGIADGMGLGDNTKGSLITRGLAETTRLGLAMGADPLTFSGLAGLGDLVATCSSPLSRNHTFGTNLGRGMTLEETIAVTKQTAEGVKSCQSVADLAHRHGVDMPITETVVDIVHHGKPTLVALKELMGRSAKPERR
- a CDS encoding lysophospholipid acyltransferase family protein; protein product: MSRRRIGFWYRLAAVIAKPPLVVLFKRDWRGMEHIPVDGGFITAVNHNSYLDPLSYAHFQYNTGRVPRLLAKAGLFKVPIVGAILRGSGQIPVYRESTNALDAFRAAVDAIERGECVAFYPEGTLTRDPDMWPMAGKTGAARVALITKAPVIPVAQWGANLAMPPYAQQDKVRLFPRKTLQVLAGPPVDLSAFYDREPTPEVLKEATEAIMAAITALLEEVRGETAPEQPYDHRKARAEQRRKAAGEGKK